In Halodesulfovibrio sp. MK-HDV, the genomic window GCGCAGGTCCAGCTCTTCTTCTTCTCCTTCTCATGATTGTGAAGAAACTTGCTAAATTTGAAATTGGCAAAGAGGCTATTAAGACTCTTACCATCATCATTACCTACGCAATGTGCCTCAACGTATTCCTGTTCCTTTGTGAAGTGTTTACTGCATTCTACAGTAACATTCCGGGTCATATGCATCCGCTTCACTTCCTGTTCGCAGGTACTGAACAGGGTCTTCCTTGGGTAACTTACTGGATGTGGATTGGCGCAGTTCTCGCTATTGCTAGCCTTGTACTGCTCATTCCTACTTCCCTGCGCGAAAACATGAAGATCCTTCCTTGGGCTCTCAGCATGCTCGTTCTCGCTACCTGGATTGACAAAGGTCTTGGTCTCATCGTTGGTGGTTTCGCACCATCTCCTTTTGGAACCTGGGCTCTCTACGCACCAACTGTACCTGAACTGCTGATTTCTCTCGGCATCTTCGGTGTTGGCGCATTCATTGTGTCTATCCTTTGGAAGATCGCTATCGATGTAAAAAGAGAAGCTGGTACTCTGTAGTTTCCGTTTCTTAAAAAAATTAGGGTCTACCCATTGGGTAGACCCTTTTTTTATATCCTATCAACCAACTGGTTGATGTCCTTTCACCCATATTCTATTCTTTAACTATGAAAAAACACATACCACAAACATTGCTACAGTCTGAACCTGCTGACACTTCAAAGTACAAACAAAGCCATTCTACGATGTTACGAGATGGATTTGTACAGCATCCACATACAACAGATCAGCAACCAGTACGTATAGATGAGTTAATCAAATCTATTTCACAAAGAAATCAAGAAGCAATGTCTCCATTGCGCAAGCAAAAAAAGCACAACAAAGCAGTGTTAAACTCTGTTCTGCGTTCTATCTTCTCTTCATAGTATCACATCTGCATCACTGCATCGACATTGCAGCCCTTCTCACCCCCCTTTCATTCGTTAGTTATTTATTTTTATTGGAAAAAAAATACACAATCTAACTATTTTAGACTACAGTACTTTGTTTATAAGCAGTCGAGTTATAAGTCAGTTCCGTAACTATCTCGTAACATTTATTTTTCTGTTACATATTACGGCAGAACGCTTTTCCCATATAAGCTTTATTCTTTGGAAGCTTCGGATACTGCCGCCTTACTGACTGCAAATTTATATGAAATGGTATAATGCGGAGTGCTTACTCGTGCCCGCCCTTGCATAGCGCCTTTTTGAATAATGCAAGCCTGCCCTTTCTGGCCCTGTGGTGTAACAAACCTACTATGAATGAAGGCTCTTTCTACGGTTTACAAGAAAAAGGAAGCTACATGTCATCCCAAAAGGTGATGCTTGAAGTACAAAATCTCACTAAAATCTTTGGCACGAACCCAAAACGGGCTCTACCACTCCTAGAAAAAGGGCTTACTAAAGACGAAATACTCCAAAAAACCGGCTTAACAGTTGGAGTACACGATGCATCTTTCACCGTGTATGAAGGAGAAATTTTTGTCATTATGGGGCTTTCCGGCTCCGGCAAATCAACCCTTGTCCGTATGTTAAACCGGTTAATTGAACCAAACGCCGGAAGCGTCTCAATGCATGGTAAAAATATTACCGAAATGACGCACGACGAACTGGTTCAATTCCGGCTCCACAACATGAGTATGGTATTCCAATCCTTCGCACTCATGCCTCACCTGTCAGTCCTAGACAATGCCGCATTCGGACTTGAACTTGCCGGAGTTCCTAAAAAAGAGCGATCTAAACGCGCCCTTGAATCATTAGAACAAGTGGGACTCGCTGGATGGGAAAAATCCAGTCCTGATCAACTTAGTGGTGGTATGCAACAGAGGGTAGGCTTAGCTCGCGGTCTTGCAGTTGATCCTGAAATCATGCTTATGGATGAAGCTTTTTCTGCGCTTGATCCACTCATCCGTACTGAAATGCAAGATGAACTGCTGATGCTTCAAGAAAAATATCGCCGAACTATCATATTTATTTCGCATGACCTAAACGAAGCGCTCCGCATCGGAGATCGAATAGGCATAATGCAAGGCGGAAAAATTATTCAGGTGGGCACTCCGGAAGATGTTCTTCAAAATCCCGCCAATGATTACGTAAAAGCATTCTTTAAAGGCGTTGACCCTACAAGTGTACTCAGTGCAAAAGATATCGCCTCCAAAAACCACCCTACCATCATCATTACAAAGGGTGGAAACCTGCGCACTACCCATGAAATATTGAGTGCCAGCGAGCGTGACTATGCATTTGTTCTCGATCCTCAGCATAAATTGCAGGGTGTGGTTTCAACAGATTCTATCCTCGAAAAATTAAAAGAGAAAAATCCGGAAAGCACTCTGCGTGATGCCTTCCTTCCAGGCATCAAAGTCGTCAACGAAGATGACACAATGCAGGAAATTCTGCCCCTTGTTGCGCAAACCGCAAGCCCCGTTCCTGTTTTAGACAGCAATAAGAAATTTAAAGGGGTTGTCTCAAAAACACGTTTTCTTAATACATTACACCGCAGTGGTGAGAGTTCTGAAATTTTAGAATCTTATACTATATAAGGAGCTCTGGTATGTTTAACGAACAAGTTATTCCAATGGATATCTGGATCTCAGACGGCGTCAACTGGCTTGTGGATAACCACAGAGCTTTTTTTCTCAAACTTAAATGGCCTGTTGAACAGACTCTTAATGCACTGGACCACGGGCTTAACGCCTTGCATCCTGCAATAATAATCATCGCTGTGCTCCTACTGGCATGGAAAATTGCCGGATGGAGAATTTCCCTTTTTTCAGGACTCTCTCTCGTTCTTATCGGCCTACTTGGCTTATGGGAAGCGACCATGACTACCATGGCCATGGTTCTTTCTTCAGTAATCTTTTGTGTTATTGCCGGCGTTCCTCTTGGAATCTATGCAGGGCGTAGTAACCGATTTGAGCAAATCATGCGGCCTATGCTTGACGCCATGCAAACGACACCATCATTTGTCTACCTAGTACCGATTGTTATGCTCTTTTCCATCGGCAATGCTGCTGGTGTACTAGCTACAATTATCTTTGCGCTTCCACCAATCATTCGACTCACATCACTGGGTATCCGACAGGTTCCGCGAGAACTTATTGAAGCCGCTGAAGCTTTTGGAGCAACGAATCGACAAATCTTAGTAAAAGTACAAATCCCCCTTGCCATGCCGACTATTTTGGCTGGGCTTAATCAGACTATTATGATGGCTCTTTCCATGGTTGTTGTTGCTGCTCTTATTGGCGCAGGTGGACTGGGATCGCCAGTAATTCTCGGACTAAACTCCCTTGATATTGGCCTTGCTGCAATCGGTGGTATCAGTATCGTTCTTATGGCTGTTATGCTTGACCGCATTACACAAGCTGCAGCCCAGAAAAAGAAATAAGCTGAGCCATACAACAAGCTGTTCCTGACCACCTTAAGAAAACCTTTAGCACCGTAGGATGTATTCAACGATGTTTAAAAAGATTTTACTCGCCCTACTTATTGTATCCATGTCTGTTCCCGCATTTGCATTTAGCGACAAGCCGGGTGAAGGAATTACCATCAAACCTGCTCGCGCCACATGGACAACAGGTTACTTTCACTCGATTATCATCGAAAAAGGACTTCGCGAGCTGGGGTATACCGTTAAAAAATCCAAAGAGCTTCCAGTAGCACTGTTCTTTAAAACGCTCTCACTGGGTGATGTAGACTACTGGCCAAATGGTTGGTTCCCACTCTACGACAACTATCTGGAAAAATTTAAAGATTCAATTTCTCCGATTGGCTATGTCTTAAAAAAACAAGCTCTGCAGGGATATCTTGTCGATAAAGAACATGCTGACAAACTGAATATTAAATCACTGGAAGATTTCAAACGTCCTGAAGTTCGCAGAGCTTTTGATAAAGACGGAGATGGCAAAGCAGACCTTACCGGTGCCCCTCACGGATGGGAAAACGTTAAAGTTATCGATATGCATATCGACAAATATGGCCTGAAAGATCATGTCGAACAGGTAAGCGCATCGTATGAAGCTGCTATGGCGGCGAATATTGCGGCTTACAAGAGCGGAGAGCCAATTTTTTACTACACATGGACTCCAAGCTGGACCATCTATAAATTGATTCCTGGCAAAGACGTTGTATGGATTAACGTTCCGCACAACATTCCGAACACTGGCTCCAAAGAAGAGCTCGCTTTAATGCGTTTGCATGAAGTAGAAGGCGCTGTATCCAATCCTATTGATATGGGCTTTAGTGTTGCTGATATCCGTGTCGTAGCGAACAATAACTTTCTTGCACAAAACCCGCCTGCTAGAAAATTTTTAGAGCTTTTCACCATCGACTTGAGTGACCTCAGTGAAGAATACACAAAACTCATGGAAGGCGAAAAATCTCAGCGTGATATTGAGCGTCATGCTGATGAATGGATTGAAAACAATCAAGTTCTTTGGAACAGCTGGCTTACTCAAGCCCGACGCACCATAAGATAAGTCATTCACTACAAAAAAAAGCCCCGCTTTCTCACGAAAGCGGGGCTTTTTATTATTGAAAATAGAAAGCTTACACGTAGTTGGCAACAAGAATTACAACACCGCATACAGCTGCTGTTGCGATCCCCATGCTGCCACCAGGAGTCATGTATACAAGCTGCTGTGCTGCTACTTTTGCCTCACGACGAAGTTTGTAGCTCATCGCACACGGTAACAGGATACAGATAACTGCAAGAGCTGCTCCGGCATGGGCAAGTGCTGCGATAAAGCCGCCCGGCGCAAGTAATGAAGCAATCACAACCGGAACAAACACAATAAGGGTTGTCCCCATACGTTCTTTGCCAGTATCACCACGACGAAGGGTTTCCGCAGTCAGATCGAACAAAGAAAGTGCTACGCCAAAAAATGATGTAATCAGCGCAAAAGCTGCAAAGACAGACAGAATAGTTTGAACTACCACAGAGCCGTTGCACATAGATTTGATAAGAGAATCTACACTGCCACTCATGTTTACAATCTGATCCATTGGCACACTGCCAAGGGACAGGAATAACCAGAGCATGTAGCATAACAGTGGAAGCAACGTACCCCAAAACATGATGCGAATAAGCTGTCTGGTGTTTGTGCCCACAACAGTGGTGATACTTGGAATACAGAAGTGGAACGAGAAAGATGCAAAGAGTACCGGGATAGCACCCACAAGATACTTGTAATCAGGTGTGGCATTCATCAGCACATTAACGTCTACAGTGGTACTTAATGTTGCAAATGCAATAGCCATTGCACCAAGCATACTTAAGAAAATTACGCTGTTAAAACGTACAATTGCGTTTGTACCTAAATATATAATAACAGCCATTGCTGCTGCGAATCCAACGGAGCAAGCTCCTGTACTGATAGGGTCAGCATTAACGCCAATAGCACGGGCAATAATACCACCCATTGCGGTCACGTACGCAACAAGTACAGCGTAGAGAAGAAAAGTCAGACAAACAACGGCAATTACCTGCCCCCATCTGCCAAGAACTTTCTTAACCATCATATTTACGTTTAAACCAGCTCCGACCTGAAGGTTAACCTCAAGCAAGAGAAGCGAAGTGTAGAATGCCAGAGCCCACATGACCAGAAGCAGTACCATGCTGATTTTGAAGCCCAGGAAGCCGATTGCCATTGGCAAACCAAGCATTCCCGCACCGATAGTGGTGCCAGCTACAACACATACTGCATCCAGAGATTGAGACTTCATAATTATAACCCCCATAGGTCATTTGTGCCCGCGCCTACACCAGATAACAAACAAGAGTGTTCAGCACCTGATTCAACCGTTTTTGAAGCAGATTGGGGAACACTTTTACTAGTGAGAATTGTAAGGATAAAAAGCGTGACGGTACTTCTCGCCCTTTGAAGGCTTACTATTATTTTTTAATGTAAAGCCTACTAAGTTGTGTGCAGCGATACAGTAACGATGCTGACTTATACAGTTGCGCGATTAATCTTTATAGTCAGCACCAAGTACACGTTGTGATAAGACAAGGTCAAGCACTGTAATGCATATTTTTTACGTTTCTGACAAAAACTAACACTTTTAGTATTTTATTATAATCTATGCACGGCAGCGCTACAATAGATAGTTTTACAATATTGTACAGTGTACATACATTTTTGTTTCCACGTTTAACATTAATGTTTAATTCGGCGTTGTCATTTTTGCACAAAAATCTCCCTTGCATCATTTCAAAAAACTCACTATTAAGCCTTCGCATCGCTTTAAAAAAGTGAGTGCACGCGTACATTATGTTTTTAAATTTTCTGTATTTACAGTAAGTTATTGGCTTCAGAATGCTTAGCTTTTCAAGCTATTCTATAGTCAATATACGGCGAAGACCTCCAGACCGATCCGAAATTTCAAACGGACCGCGCCTGTGTCCACCCTATGTGTTTTTATTATTCATGGAGGATACACTGTGCGTTCACACGCTATTTTTAGCAGGCGAACTTTTCGGCCTGCTCTACTCACTACTCTCACATCCGGCTATACTCTTTCGCAATTTGTCAAAGATGTCGTTTCTGGTTCAACAGTAGGTATTGTTGCCCTGCCGTTAGCCATGGCATTTGCAATTGCCAGTGGCTGTTCCCCTGAAAAAGGACTTTTTACAGCCATCGTAGCCGGCTTCATTATTTCCGCAATTGGCGGTTCTCGCTTCCAAATTGGTGGCCCTACAGGGGCATTTGTTGTTATTGTTGCAGGAATCATAGCCAGACACGGGTATGAGGGGCTTGTAGTAGCTACAGGTATGGCGGGCATAATCTTACTTGTTATGGGCTTTTGCGGATTGGGCAGGTTGCTCAAATTCATTCCGTACCCTGTGACTACCGGCTTCACCACCGGTATCGCTCTGCTGATTTTTACAACGCAGATAAAAGACTTACTCGGGCTAAAGTTAATGGATCTTCCGGCGTCGTTTATCCCAAAGGTAACGACGTTAGTGCAGGCATCACCTACTGCACATATAGACTCTATTACTGTTGCGGGCATCACTATTGTAACAATATATCTTACCCGTAAGCTCTTCCCAAGATTTCCGTCGCATATTGCAGGTATTTTAGCCGCATCTGCTGTGGCAATCATAGGCGGTCTGGATGTTTCAACTATTGGAACACGCTTTGGCGGCATTCCGGCAGAACTGCCTACCTTTGCGCTGCCGGCAAATATTCCTTCACTCGTTATTACCATGCTTCCTGATGCCCTCACCATTGCTCTGCTGGCAGCCATTGAATCTCTCTTAAGTGCTGTTGTGGCTGACGGTATGACTGGTGAACGCCATCACTCATCCACCGAACTCATTGGTCAGGGTATTGCAAACATCGCATCATCCTTCTTCGGCGGCATTCCAGCTACAGGTGCAATTGCCCGAACCGCTACCAATATTCGTGCGGGCGCATTCTCACCGGTATCCGGCATGGTTCACGCTATTGTGCTTGCATTATTTGTTAAATTTTTTGCTCCGGTTGCTTCTGCAATTCCACTTGCCAGCCTTGCCGGTGTCCTCACATATGTTGCATGGGATATGAGTGAACTGCCAAAATTCGTTCATATTCTCCGTGCTCCAAAATCAGATGCTGCAGTTATGCTTTGCACATTCCTGCTTACTGTTCTTGTAGACCTCACTGTAGGTGTACAGTTTGGCGTTGTGTTAGCGGCACTGCTTCTTATTGGACGCATCAGTGACGCAACTCAATTCCAAAACTGGGAACGAACAAAAGCTGCTCCGGTAAAACATGCTCCATCGTGGGACAGTGAAATTGAAGTCTATGAAATCAATGGCCCATTCTTCTTTGGTTGTGCCGATCGTTTCTCACAGACATTCTCTTTGATGCGCAAGCCACCACGAGCCATTATTTTTAGAATGCGCCATGTTCATACAATTGATGCTACGGCGTTACACGCAATTGAACTGGTACTGCTCCAAATGCAGCAATTGAATGTACACGTGATGTTCTCCGGTGTTGATCCTTCCATTCAAAAACAAATGGTACGATTTGGCTTGTTGTCTTTTATTAGCAATGACGACATCTGCCATTCCTTTGGAACAGCATGGTCTAAAGCACACAAACTTGTTGATGAAACGAGTGCATCACCTACTGTAAAGCCTGCCGTAGCGTAGTTTAGAACATCTCCACTTAGCCCTGTAACACCTGTTACAGGGCTTTTTTTATCCATTGTTTGCGTTAGCCACTGTCTTTTAAGGGTATTAAGTATTTTTCAGTGTATACCATTCTAGATAGCCCTCAGAGTATGGTATCGTACTCACACTGTTTTTTTACTATTACCCAAAAGAGCACCATGACGACACAGCAAGCTCCATCTTTTGA contains:
- the proV gene encoding glycine betaine/L-proline ABC transporter ATP-binding protein ProV, whose translation is MSSQKVMLEVQNLTKIFGTNPKRALPLLEKGLTKDEILQKTGLTVGVHDASFTVYEGEIFVIMGLSGSGKSTLVRMLNRLIEPNAGSVSMHGKNITEMTHDELVQFRLHNMSMVFQSFALMPHLSVLDNAAFGLELAGVPKKERSKRALESLEQVGLAGWEKSSPDQLSGGMQQRVGLARGLAVDPEIMLMDEAFSALDPLIRTEMQDELLMLQEKYRRTIIFISHDLNEALRIGDRIGIMQGGKIIQVGTPEDVLQNPANDYVKAFFKGVDPTSVLSAKDIASKNHPTIIITKGGNLRTTHEILSASERDYAFVLDPQHKLQGVVSTDSILEKLKEKNPESTLRDAFLPGIKVVNEDDTMQEILPLVAQTASPVPVLDSNKKFKGVVSKTRFLNTLHRSGESSEILESYTI
- a CDS encoding proline/glycine betaine ABC transporter permease, translating into MFNEQVIPMDIWISDGVNWLVDNHRAFFLKLKWPVEQTLNALDHGLNALHPAIIIIAVLLLAWKIAGWRISLFSGLSLVLIGLLGLWEATMTTMAMVLSSVIFCVIAGVPLGIYAGRSNRFEQIMRPMLDAMQTTPSFVYLVPIVMLFSIGNAAGVLATIIFALPPIIRLTSLGIRQVPRELIEAAEAFGATNRQILVKVQIPLAMPTILAGLNQTIMMALSMVVVAALIGAGGLGSPVILGLNSLDIGLAAIGGISIVLMAVMLDRITQAAAQKKK
- the proX gene encoding glycine betaine/L-proline ABC transporter substrate-binding protein ProX; the encoded protein is MFKKILLALLIVSMSVPAFAFSDKPGEGITIKPARATWTTGYFHSIIIEKGLRELGYTVKKSKELPVALFFKTLSLGDVDYWPNGWFPLYDNYLEKFKDSISPIGYVLKKQALQGYLVDKEHADKLNIKSLEDFKRPEVRRAFDKDGDGKADLTGAPHGWENVKVIDMHIDKYGLKDHVEQVSASYEAAMAANIAAYKSGEPIFYYTWTPSWTIYKLIPGKDVVWINVPHNIPNTGSKEELALMRLHEVEGAVSNPIDMGFSVADIRVVANNNFLAQNPPARKFLELFTIDLSDLSEEYTKLMEGEKSQRDIERHADEWIENNQVLWNSWLTQARRTIR
- a CDS encoding amino acid permease, producing the protein MKSQSLDAVCVVAGTTIGAGMLGLPMAIGFLGFKISMVLLLVMWALAFYTSLLLLEVNLQVGAGLNVNMMVKKVLGRWGQVIAVVCLTFLLYAVLVAYVTAMGGIIARAIGVNADPISTGACSVGFAAAMAVIIYLGTNAIVRFNSVIFLSMLGAMAIAFATLSTTVDVNVLMNATPDYKYLVGAIPVLFASFSFHFCIPSITTVVGTNTRQLIRIMFWGTLLPLLCYMLWLFLSLGSVPMDQIVNMSGSVDSLIKSMCNGSVVVQTILSVFAAFALITSFFGVALSLFDLTAETLRRGDTGKERMGTTLIVFVPVVIASLLAPGGFIAALAHAGAALAVICILLPCAMSYKLRREAKVAAQQLVYMTPGGSMGIATAAVCGVVILVANYV
- a CDS encoding SulP family inorganic anion transporter, coding for MRSHAIFSRRTFRPALLTTLTSGYTLSQFVKDVVSGSTVGIVALPLAMAFAIASGCSPEKGLFTAIVAGFIISAIGGSRFQIGGPTGAFVVIVAGIIARHGYEGLVVATGMAGIILLVMGFCGLGRLLKFIPYPVTTGFTTGIALLIFTTQIKDLLGLKLMDLPASFIPKVTTLVQASPTAHIDSITVAGITIVTIYLTRKLFPRFPSHIAGILAASAVAIIGGLDVSTIGTRFGGIPAELPTFALPANIPSLVITMLPDALTIALLAAIESLLSAVVADGMTGERHHSSTELIGQGIANIASSFFGGIPATGAIARTATNIRAGAFSPVSGMVHAIVLALFVKFFAPVASAIPLASLAGVLTYVAWDMSELPKFVHILRAPKSDAAVMLCTFLLTVLVDLTVGVQFGVVLAALLLIGRISDATQFQNWERTKAAPVKHAPSWDSEIEVYEINGPFFFGCADRFSQTFSLMRKPPRAIIFRMRHVHTIDATALHAIELVLLQMQQLNVHVMFSGVDPSIQKQMVRFGLLSFISNDDICHSFGTAWSKAHKLVDETSASPTVKPAVA